A window of Moritella sp. Urea-trap-13 contains these coding sequences:
- a CDS encoding prepilin-type N-terminal cleavage/methylation domain-containing protein has product MASRTKGFTLIELAIVIVILAIISAVAVPKFINLSGDAKKSKIASVAAELRIAIDLIYYKALILGLEGKCYDTKADNENSSDKDQSAQVEGYLTCNGYPIAYQDSIKRLLSLDDEYKVTNTSRAYGSELHRVLAIVIGDNYTYDKKAGDYCQLIYQPNSIEKIVVLDSGC; this is encoded by the coding sequence ATGGCGTCTCGGACGAAAGGTTTCACTCTTATTGAACTGGCTATTGTTATCGTTATCCTTGCGATTATATCGGCAGTTGCAGTGCCTAAATTTATTAATTTATCCGGGGATGCAAAAAAATCCAAGATTGCCAGCGTGGCAGCAGAATTACGGATCGCTATTGATTTGATTTATTATAAGGCGTTAATTTTAGGATTAGAAGGTAAGTGTTACGACACAAAGGCGGATAATGAAAATAGTTCTGATAAAGATCAATCTGCTCAAGTTGAAGGTTATTTGACGTGTAATGGTTATCCAATTGCTTATCAAGATTCAATAAAACGATTACTCAGTTTGGATGATGAGTATAAAGTTACCAATACAAGCCGTGCTTATGGTTCTGAACTTCACCGTGTATTAGCTATTGTTATTGGTGATAATTACACATATGACAAAAAAGCTGGAGATTATTGCCAACTTATTTATCAGCCAAATAGCATAGAAAAAATTGTTGTTTTGGATAGCGGTTGTTAA
- a CDS encoding GGGtGRT protein, with translation MTNRTITNQITALLNEINLSSIDEAYQYCLAKGIDSKALVMETQPIAFDSAAEAYTIGTALALYRQASSAEEAANIIGEGLQAFTKEGSVAKQRQVGIGHGALAARLLNEKSQCFAFLAGHESFAAAEGAIKIALNVNKSRQSPLKVILNGLGKDAAYLISRINGFTYVRTQFDYDTNELKEVSRRSFSTGPRGYILCYGADDVREGVAIMHAAGVDVSITGNSTNPTRFQHPVAGIYKSECIRTGHPYFSVASGGGTGRTLHPDNVAAGPASYGMTDTMGRMHADAQFAGSSSVPSHVAMMGFIGMGNNPMVGATVALAVAVDQLLNR, from the coding sequence ATGACTAATCGCACTATTACAAACCAAATTACAGCATTACTAAACGAAATCAACTTGTCTTCAATTGATGAAGCTTATCAATACTGCCTAGCTAAAGGCATTGACTCTAAAGCGTTAGTGATGGAAACCCAGCCTATCGCATTCGATAGTGCAGCGGAAGCATATACCATTGGCACAGCATTAGCGTTATATCGCCAGGCGAGTTCAGCTGAAGAGGCGGCTAATATTATAGGTGAAGGGCTACAAGCATTTACGAAAGAGGGCAGTGTCGCCAAACAACGTCAAGTAGGTATAGGCCACGGTGCACTTGCAGCGCGATTATTGAATGAGAAAAGCCAATGTTTTGCATTCCTTGCTGGGCATGAGTCTTTCGCTGCCGCAGAAGGCGCGATCAAAATTGCGCTGAATGTGAATAAATCACGCCAATCACCGTTGAAAGTGATCCTCAATGGTTTAGGTAAAGATGCCGCTTATCTTATCTCGCGTATCAATGGCTTCACTTATGTTAGAACACAATTTGATTATGATACCAATGAATTAAAAGAAGTGAGCCGTCGTTCATTTTCAACTGGACCTCGTGGCTATATCCTTTGTTATGGCGCGGATGATGTGCGTGAAGGTGTCGCTATTATGCACGCTGCTGGTGTCGACGTGAGTATTACGGGTAATTCAACAAATCCAACGCGATTCCAACATCCTGTCGCTGGAATTTATAAATCAGAATGTATTCGCACGGGTCATCCTTATTTCTCAGTTGCTTCTGGTGGTGGTACGGGACGTACTTTACATCCTGATAATGTTGCCGCGGGTCCAGCATCGTATGGTATGACAGATACCATGGGACGCATGCATGCAGATGCACAATTTGCGGGCAGTTCGTCAGTGCCCTCTCACGTTGCGATGATGGGATTTATTGGCATGGGTAATAATCCTATGGTAGGTGCGACTGTCGCGCTCGCTGTTGCGGTTGATCAGTTACTGAACCGATAA
- a CDS encoding GntR family transcriptional regulator: MSDLSSSVAAEGKSGSMPQDDIVYAHIFDAILERRLPPGTKLNEEALGDIFSVSRTIIRRALLRLSHEQVVVIRPNRGAVVASPSVEEAKQVFIARHTLEDAITKLAVKNATSKQINHLRKLIVAENIATKQGDLGKAIRLSGEFHLKLAEMSGNAPLFNFQRSLVSLSSLIIAQYEVATSTHCVLDEHSGLLDAIEAKDTEQACLLMREHLDHIESKLNLDGETVSSDLHVVFSNVLNKK; encoded by the coding sequence ATGTCTGATCTCAGTAGTTCTGTTGCAGCAGAAGGCAAGTCAGGCTCTATGCCTCAAGACGATATAGTCTATGCGCATATCTTTGATGCTATCCTTGAACGTCGTCTGCCGCCTGGTACTAAGTTAAATGAAGAAGCGCTGGGTGATATTTTTAGTGTCAGCCGGACTATTATACGTCGCGCACTATTACGTTTATCGCACGAACAAGTTGTGGTGATCCGCCCTAACCGTGGCGCTGTCGTGGCATCGCCTTCCGTTGAAGAAGCAAAACAAGTATTTATTGCCCGCCATACCTTGGAAGACGCGATAACTAAACTGGCTGTTAAAAATGCAACTAGTAAACAGATCAATCATTTACGTAAGTTAATCGTCGCTGAAAATATTGCCACCAAGCAAGGTGATTTGGGTAAGGCTATCCGTTTATCGGGGGAATTTCATTTAAAACTGGCAGAAATGTCGGGTAATGCGCCGTTATTTAACTTCCAACGTAGTTTGGTATCACTTAGTTCGTTAATCATTGCCCAGTATGAAGTGGCGACGAGTACTCACTGCGTATTAGACGAGCACAGTGGCTTACTTGATGCGATTGAAGCGAAAGACACGGAACAAGCCTGTTTACTAATGCGTGAGCATTTAGATCACATTGAATCTAAATTGAATTTAGATGGTGAAACGGTTTCAAGTGACCTGCATGTTGTCTTTTCTAATGTATTAAACAAAAAATAA
- a CDS encoding VC2046/SO_2500 family protein, with protein MVVLRAILFKRYLIYVQSIRQHALIDELQLGQQLNKCAVNGDRAKFALLLSMLSSDISDQKQIEIKQPVVDTSAYDAARMVRLNEYAASNNMAAMRLEICFSPEVAVAVGDTKYVPESVVQNSSHLLQQKLAHDSLIKPTLSELAQAAEFTQDPTSPSDISLSTANLLDVLNSYDASKPLKIREYG; from the coding sequence TTGGTTGTTCTGCGCGCAATTCTGTTCAAGAGGTACCTTATTTACGTTCAATCGATACGACAACATGCCTTAATTGATGAGCTGCAACTTGGCCAACAATTAAATAAATGTGCTGTAAATGGTGATAGAGCAAAATTTGCTTTGCTATTAAGCATGTTGTCATCTGACATTAGTGATCAGAAACAAATCGAAATTAAACAACCTGTCGTTGATACGTCAGCGTACGATGCTGCCCGTATGGTTCGCTTGAATGAATATGCGGCGAGTAACAATATGGCTGCAATGCGTTTAGAAATCTGCTTTTCGCCAGAAGTCGCTGTGGCTGTCGGCGATACTAAATATGTGCCGGAATCTGTGGTACAAAACAGTTCGCATTTATTACAGCAAAAATTAGCGCATGATTCGTTAATTAAGCCTACTTTGAGTGAACTTGCTCAAGCTGCTGAATTTACTCAAGATCCTACATCCCCCTCTGACATTTCGTTGAGCACGGCAAACCTATTAGATGTATTAAACAGTTATGATGCTAGCAAGCCATTAAAAATTAGAGAGTACGGTTAG
- the xdhA gene encoding xanthine dehydrogenase small subunit produces MIKFLLNQKMCQISDLSPNTTVLNFLRQEEAKKGTKEGCASGDCGACTVVLGDVVDGRIRYTSVNACITFVSALHGKQLITVEDLKAKDGTLHQVQQALVDYNGTQCGYCTPGFVMSMFALSKNTPSADKQAIFEALAGNLCRCTGYRSIIDSAMALAEQAHIVDAFERLEAETVAQLNTIERSGTQTLSGNGHTAYSPNNVADLAALLVKHPDARIVAGGTDLALEVTQFHRPINTLISVGNVAEMKDITVTDSHIEIGAARSLTDSYSTLAQYFPDFGELLHRFASLQVRNQGTIGGNIGNASPIGDTPPALIALDAQVELRCGDDVRLMELEDYFVGYKITAQKAAEFITKIIIPLPTAEQVFRTYKLSKRLDDDISAVLGAFNITLKKNVVTDIRIAFGGMAATPLRAQHAEKILLGATWEYHNVAAAMQALAKDFSPLSDFRASKEYRSLTAKNLLKKFYLELQNTTIETRVTSYV; encoded by the coding sequence TTGATTAAGTTTCTACTTAACCAAAAGATGTGTCAGATATCTGACCTTTCACCCAATACCACGGTACTTAATTTCTTACGCCAAGAAGAAGCGAAGAAAGGTACTAAAGAAGGTTGTGCATCAGGGGACTGCGGTGCTTGCACTGTTGTACTCGGTGATGTTGTTGATGGAAGGATCCGTTATACATCGGTAAATGCGTGTATTACGTTCGTATCCGCTTTACACGGTAAGCAATTAATTACTGTCGAAGACCTGAAAGCAAAAGACGGTACCCTACATCAGGTGCAACAAGCGCTTGTTGATTATAACGGTACCCAATGTGGTTATTGTACCCCTGGCTTTGTCATGTCGATGTTTGCATTAAGCAAAAATACCCCATCAGCCGATAAACAGGCCATTTTTGAAGCGCTAGCAGGTAACTTATGTCGTTGTACTGGTTATCGTTCTATTATCGATTCAGCGATGGCATTAGCTGAACAAGCGCATATTGTGGATGCTTTTGAGCGTTTAGAAGCTGAAACTGTTGCGCAACTTAATACCATTGAGCGTAGCGGCACACAAACACTCTCAGGTAACGGCCATACGGCTTATTCACCAAATAATGTGGCTGACTTAGCGGCCCTATTAGTGAAACACCCTGATGCTCGTATTGTTGCCGGTGGTACCGATTTAGCGTTGGAAGTGACGCAATTCCACCGCCCTATTAATACGCTTATCTCGGTTGGTAATGTGGCAGAGATGAAAGACATTACAGTGACTGATAGCCATATCGAAATTGGCGCGGCTAGAAGTCTCACCGATAGCTACAGCACGCTAGCGCAATACTTTCCTGATTTTGGTGAACTCTTACATCGCTTTGCATCGCTGCAAGTGCGTAACCAAGGTACTATCGGTGGCAACATTGGTAATGCTTCACCGATTGGCGATACACCACCTGCGTTAATTGCACTTGATGCACAAGTTGAACTACGTTGTGGTGATGATGTACGTTTGATGGAGCTGGAAGATTACTTTGTTGGTTATAAAATCACTGCACAAAAAGCAGCTGAATTTATTACTAAAATTATTATTCCATTACCGACTGCAGAGCAGGTGTTCCGTACTTATAAATTATCTAAACGATTGGATGATGATATTTCTGCGGTACTGGGCGCGTTTAATATTACCTTGAAAAAAAATGTTGTTACTGATATTCGCATTGCCTTCGGTGGCATGGCCGCGACACCACTGCGTGCGCAACATGCAGAGAAAATCTTACTTGGCGCAACGTGGGAATACCACAATGTAGCAGCGGCTATGCAAGCACTCGCGAAAGACTTCTCTCCACTCTCTGATTTCCGTGCCAGTAAAGAATATCGCTCATTAACAGCTAAAAATCTACTGAAGAAATTCTATTTAGAATTGCAAAATACCACAATTGAAACGCGGGTAACGTCTTATGTCTAA
- a CDS encoding iron-sulfur cluster assembly scaffold protein: MHYSSEIQSMCPIQRGDLHASAPIPIEGRMINPKEVIAISGLSHGVGTCAPQQGAAKLTLNVKAGIIEEALIETIGCSGMTQSAAMAAEIITGKTILEAMNTDLVCDAINVAMREIFLQFAYGRTQSAFSEGGLEIGAALEDLGQTQRSQVGTSYGTSAKGVRYMEIAEGYVTKLGLDENNEVIGYEYVNLGKMMKVVSKGFQADEAMKSATGKYGRFDDAVKTINPREA, encoded by the coding sequence ATGCACTACTCTTCTGAAATCCAATCAATGTGCCCGATTCAACGCGGCGATCTCCACGCATCTGCGCCAATTCCAATCGAAGGTCGAATGATCAATCCTAAAGAAGTGATTGCGATCTCTGGTTTAAGTCATGGTGTCGGCACTTGTGCTCCGCAACAAGGTGCAGCCAAACTTACGCTTAATGTTAAAGCAGGTATTATTGAAGAAGCTTTAATTGAAACGATTGGCTGTTCTGGTATGACGCAATCAGCGGCGATGGCAGCTGAAATAATTACCGGTAAAACAATACTTGAAGCCATGAATACAGATTTGGTCTGCGATGCTATTAATGTGGCAATGCGTGAAATATTCCTCCAATTTGCCTATGGTCGTACGCAATCTGCTTTTTCTGAAGGTGGGTTAGAAATTGGTGCGGCTTTAGAAGACCTCGGGCAAACTCAACGCAGTCAAGTTGGCACTAGCTATGGCACCAGTGCAAAAGGCGTTCGCTACATGGAGATTGCCGAAGGCTATGTCACTAAATTAGGCTTAGATGAGAATAATGAAGTGATTGGTTATGAATACGTCAACCTCGGGAAAATGATGAAAGTGGTTAGCAAGGGTTTTCAAGCTGATGAAGCAATGAAATCTGCTACCGGGAAGTATGGTCGCTTTGACGATGCAGTTAAAACCATTAATCCACGTGAAGCTTAA